A genomic window from Sanguibacter antarcticus includes:
- a CDS encoding ABC transporter substrate-binding protein produces MSHPTTRAIRTFTVVSAVAALTLAGCSAADSSSDETETTADGLTPVSLQLQWFNQGQFSGYIAARDKGFYEDAGLDVEILEGGVDIVPQTALANDQVDFAIAWVPKALASREQGATITDVAQIYQRSGTLQVAFAESGITTAADLAGTNVGSWGFGNEFELFAGMAQADLDPASDVTLVQQQFDMNALLSGDIDAAQAMTYNEYAQLLEAENPATGELYTPDDFSVVDWNDEGTAMLQDAIWANTERLTTDPAYEATTVAFVKASLQGWIYCRDNAEECRDMVVAAGSQLGASHQLWQVNEVNKLVWPSPDGIGMIDQDAWDQTVDIAMTAVNDQGSTVITAAPDDYAFTNEYVTQALDELEAEGLDTTGTGFTPLSVDLEAGGE; encoded by the coding sequence ATGAGCCATCCCACCACCCGAGCGATCCGCACGTTCACCGTCGTCAGCGCCGTCGCGGCGCTCACGCTCGCAGGCTGCAGCGCTGCGGACTCGTCGTCCGACGAGACCGAGACGACCGCGGACGGGCTGACCCCGGTCAGCCTCCAGCTGCAGTGGTTCAACCAGGGCCAGTTCTCCGGGTACATCGCAGCCCGGGACAAGGGCTTCTACGAAGACGCCGGGCTCGACGTCGAGATCCTCGAGGGCGGCGTCGACATCGTGCCGCAGACCGCGCTCGCCAACGACCAGGTCGACTTCGCGATCGCGTGGGTGCCCAAGGCGCTCGCGTCCCGCGAGCAGGGAGCCACCATCACCGACGTCGCGCAGATCTACCAGCGTTCCGGCACGCTCCAGGTGGCGTTCGCGGAGAGCGGCATCACGACCGCCGCCGACCTGGCAGGCACGAACGTCGGCAGCTGGGGGTTCGGCAACGAGTTCGAGCTCTTCGCCGGCATGGCGCAGGCCGACCTCGACCCCGCGAGCGACGTGACCCTCGTCCAGCAGCAGTTCGACATGAACGCGCTCCTCAGCGGCGACATCGACGCCGCGCAGGCGATGACGTACAACGAGTACGCGCAGCTCCTCGAAGCCGAGAACCCCGCCACCGGTGAGCTCTACACGCCTGACGACTTCTCCGTCGTCGACTGGAACGACGAAGGTACGGCCATGCTCCAGGACGCCATCTGGGCGAACACCGAACGCCTCACGACGGATCCGGCGTACGAGGCGACGACCGTCGCGTTCGTCAAGGCGTCCTTGCAGGGTTGGATCTACTGCCGGGACAACGCCGAAGAGTGCCGCGACATGGTCGTGGCCGCGGGCTCACAGCTCGGTGCGAGCCACCAGCTGTGGCAGGTCAACGAGGTGAACAAGCTCGTGTGGCCGTCTCCCGACGGGATCGGCATGATCGACCAGGACGCCTGGGACCAGACGGTCGACATCGCCATGACCGCCGTCAACGACCAGGGCTCGACCGTCATCACGGCCGCACCGGACGACTACGCGTTCACGAACGAGTACGTGACGCAGGCGCTCGACGAGCTCGAGGCCGAAGGCCTCGACACCACGGGGACCGGCTTCACGCCGCTCTCCGTCGACCTCGAGGCCGGAGGCGAGTGA
- a CDS encoding ABC transporter permease produces the protein MTATRWRTVSRWVAPLLLGALVLVAWESFVVQRDIKPYLLPSPSAIWDQLVVSRSFVADAMLATGRNVLVGLVVGIVLAVGLALLAARSPFFDGVVSPAAAAAGVMPIVALAPALNTMFGTTSTTPRQIIVAVVVFAPVFVNTLKGLRQVHPVHVDLLRAYAATPWQLARTLTIPGALPYLFTGIRIASSVAVIAAVVAEYFGGLQDGLGSRITSAAANSAYPRAWAFVLGAVVLGLTFYLVTLLLERAVHRGRAAP, from the coding sequence GTGACGGCAACCCGGTGGCGCACGGTGAGCAGGTGGGTCGCCCCGCTCCTCCTCGGGGCGCTCGTCCTCGTCGCGTGGGAGTCGTTCGTCGTGCAGCGGGACATCAAGCCGTACCTCTTGCCGAGCCCGTCGGCGATCTGGGACCAGCTCGTCGTGTCGCGCTCGTTCGTCGCCGACGCGATGCTCGCGACCGGGCGCAACGTCCTCGTCGGCCTTGTCGTCGGGATCGTCCTCGCTGTCGGTCTCGCTCTCCTCGCGGCACGCAGCCCGTTCTTCGACGGTGTCGTGTCGCCCGCGGCCGCTGCCGCGGGAGTCATGCCGATCGTCGCGCTGGCCCCGGCGCTCAACACGATGTTCGGGACGACGTCGACGACCCCGCGCCAGATCATCGTCGCCGTCGTCGTCTTCGCCCCCGTCTTCGTCAACACCCTCAAAGGGCTGCGCCAGGTCCATCCCGTCCACGTCGACCTCCTGCGCGCCTACGCGGCGACACCGTGGCAGCTCGCCCGCACCCTGACGATCCCGGGTGCGCTCCCGTACCTGTTCACCGGCATCCGCATCGCGTCGTCGGTCGCGGTCATCGCCGCGGTCGTCGCCGAGTACTTCGGCGGGCTGCAGGACGGTCTCGGATCTCGGATCACGTCAGCGGCCGCCAACAGCGCCTACCCGCGCGCCTGGGCGTTCGTCCTCGGTGCCGTCGTGCTGGGACTGACCTTCTACCTCGTCACCCTCCTGCTCGAGCGCGCCGTGCACCGCGGTCGCGCCGCACCCTGA
- a CDS encoding ABC transporter ATP-binding protein, whose translation MNEVSTSQAQRVEPAPAAGPAAAVVARGVGKTFSGSGGSPVVALDGVDLSVAAGEIVSLIGPSGCGKSTLLRLVADLDRPTSGTIEVFGRTAAAARANQDYGIVFQSAGLLPWRTVRANVELPLELHGTGRAQRRSRALEMLSLVGLADVVDTYPHQLSGGMQQRVAIARALAEEPSLLLMDEPFGALDEMTRERMQSELLTICAQTRAAVVFVTHSIPEAVYLSDRVVVMSPRPGRITGIVPVDLGGAGERVDGLREDTGFFSAVTRVREALHDGSGHSAQAGRRGGDLR comes from the coding sequence ATGAACGAGGTCAGCACGTCCCAGGCGCAGCGCGTCGAGCCGGCACCTGCGGCTGGTCCCGCGGCGGCCGTCGTCGCCCGCGGGGTCGGCAAGACCTTCAGCGGCTCTGGTGGGAGCCCGGTCGTCGCCCTGGACGGCGTCGACCTCTCGGTCGCCGCCGGCGAGATCGTCTCTCTCATCGGCCCGTCCGGGTGCGGAAAGTCGACGCTCCTGCGCCTCGTCGCCGATCTCGACCGGCCGACGTCGGGAACGATCGAGGTGTTCGGACGCACCGCTGCAGCGGCTCGTGCCAACCAGGACTACGGGATCGTCTTCCAGAGCGCAGGCCTGCTCCCGTGGCGGACCGTCCGCGCCAACGTCGAGCTGCCGCTGGAGCTCCACGGGACCGGTCGGGCCCAGCGACGGTCCAGGGCTCTCGAGATGCTCAGCCTGGTCGGTCTGGCCGACGTCGTCGACACCTACCCGCACCAGCTCTCTGGCGGCATGCAGCAGCGCGTCGCGATCGCCCGTGCGCTCGCCGAGGAACCCAGCCTGCTCCTCATGGACGAGCCCTTCGGAGCTCTCGACGAGATGACGCGCGAACGCATGCAGAGCGAGCTCCTCACCATCTGCGCGCAGACGCGGGCCGCCGTCGTGTTCGTCACGCACTCGATCCCTGAGGCCGTGTACCTCTCCGACCGTGTCGTCGTCATGTCTCCCCGCCCAGGACGGATCACCGGCATCGTGCCTGTCGATCTCGGCGGTGCGGGGGAGCGCGTCGACGGGCTCCGTGAGGACACGGGCTTCTTCTCCGCCGTCACGCGGGTGCGCGAGGCGCTCCACGACGGCTCAGGGCACAGCGCCCAGGCCGGTCGGCGCGGGGGAGACCTCCGGTGA
- a CDS encoding ABC transporter permease: protein MTSPPDPPAPAAPPASPVRGRSRQVALAATGGLAGIVLWEVYKAIGPEGGLTLGSVAVLPRTSDLAMPHTWEVAARFAQPTTSATGSPTVFADLVAASATTLGIALAGWVVGVLVGVLLALVMTRFRVAHDALLPWIVLSQTVPLVALAPLVAGWSGSIALGPYEWTPWMSVALIASYLAFFPVTVGMLKGLTSPEHIHTELMRSYDAGWLRTVWSLRLPASVPYALPALRLGAAAAIVGAIVAEVSTGTGGGIGRLVITYAQSASGDPAKPWTAIIAAALLGLVAAGLVSLLGLGLRRYRFSEVTMNRSAS, encoded by the coding sequence ATGACGAGCCCGCCGGACCCGCCCGCACCAGCCGCCCCACCTGCTTCACCCGTACGTGGACGCAGCCGCCAGGTGGCGCTCGCCGCGACGGGAGGCCTCGCAGGCATCGTGCTCTGGGAGGTCTACAAGGCGATCGGTCCCGAGGGCGGGCTCACGCTCGGCTCGGTCGCTGTGCTGCCCCGGACCTCCGACCTCGCGATGCCGCACACGTGGGAGGTCGCAGCACGCTTCGCCCAGCCCACGACGTCAGCCACCGGGTCACCGACCGTCTTTGCCGATCTCGTGGCCGCGAGCGCCACGACCTTGGGCATCGCGCTCGCGGGATGGGTGGTCGGGGTGCTCGTCGGGGTGCTGCTCGCACTCGTCATGACGCGGTTCAGGGTGGCGCACGACGCGCTCCTGCCGTGGATCGTTCTCAGCCAGACGGTCCCGCTCGTCGCGCTCGCCCCGCTCGTGGCTGGATGGAGCGGCTCGATCGCGCTCGGGCCCTACGAGTGGACCCCGTGGATGTCGGTTGCGCTCATCGCCTCGTACCTCGCGTTCTTCCCCGTGACGGTCGGCATGCTCAAAGGGCTCACGTCTCCGGAGCACATCCACACCGAGCTCATGCGGTCGTACGACGCGGGATGGTTGCGCACCGTGTGGTCCTTGCGCCTGCCGGCGAGCGTGCCGTACGCGCTGCCGGCGCTGCGGCTGGGTGCCGCGGCCGCCATCGTGGGCGCGATCGTCGCCGAGGTGTCGACGGGCACGGGCGGTGGCATCGGTCGCCTCGTCATCACGTACGCACAGTCCGCCAGCGGAGACCCGGCCAAGCCGTGGACCGCGATCATCGCCGCCGCGCTCCTGGGTCTCGTCGCTGCCGGGCTCGTCTCTCTCCTCGGCCTGGGGCTGCGCCGCTACCGCTTCTCGGAGGTCACCATGAACCGGAGTGCATCATGA